The Halorussus gelatinilyticus genome contains the following window.
AGGACCTCCTTGAGCTTCGGCGGGTTCCGGATGTCGGTGTCTTCGAGCAGGTCCTCGGGGAGCGCCAGCGTCCCCTCCGGGACGCCCTCCTCGCCGGAGACCGCGACGTGGCGGTTGCCAATCTTCATCACGAGGGGGCTGTCGAGACGCTCGATGCCCTCGCCCGAGGCGTAGAGCTGTTCGTTTATCTGTTCGTGCTGGTCGCGGCGGATGGCCGCACGGTCACCCCCGAACGGTTCGACGTAGAGCCGCC
Protein-coding sequences here:
- a CDS encoding DUF5802 family protein — protein: MFAEFSSGYYLGRLYVEPFGGDRAAIRRDQHEQINEQLYASGEGIERLDSPLVMKIGNRHVAVSGEEGVPEGTLALPEDLLEDTDIRNPPKLKEVLLAKAERADQLLQYQAELPGVGT